From the genome of Papaver somniferum cultivar HN1 chromosome 2, ASM357369v1, whole genome shotgun sequence, one region includes:
- the LOC113351120 gene encoding uncharacterized protein LOC113351120 has protein sequence MNPFRDDSIRDESFPKIACMMWAVWNSRNSFVHEGKVEKPTSILAEAKAMLPIQHNQSHLLKISIITQTTEISAWIPPPLDWIKINCDRAWDLCSVNGGGMFVIRDSTHQFILAEAIYSSRESAEEAKIRTIKEAMKKSWERKYQQLVIEGDAEGVIQRINQRDFCGNLRTQAVLSDIEFLISKFKKILLTFVNRIYNRVAHRVAQWAKKNHTCIA, from the coding sequence ATGAATCCTTTTAGGGATGATTCCATTAGAGATGAATCATTCCCGAAAATTGCTTGCATGATGTGGGCAGTCTGGAACAGCAGAAACTCGTTTGTTCATGAAGGAAAAGTTGAAAAACCAACATCAATTTTGGCAGAAGCAAAGGCGATGTTACCAATACAGCACAACCAATCACATCTTCTGAAGATTTCTATCATCACCCAAACAACTGAGATCTCTGCTTGGATACCTCCGCCTTTAGATTGGATTAAAATCAATTGTGATCGGGCTTGGGATCTATGTTCAGTGAATGGAGGAGGGATGTTCGTCATTAGAGATTCTACACACCAATTCATTCTGGCAGAGGCAATTTATTCTTCTCGTGAATCTGCAGAGGAGGCAAAGATAAGAACGATCAAAGAAGCAATGAAGAAATCTTGGGAGAGAAAATATCAACAACTGGTGATTGAGGGTGACGCAGAAGGAGTTATACAGAGGATTAATCAAAGGGATTTTTGCGGAAACCTAAGAACCCAAGCAGTGTTATCTGATATTGAATTTCTAATCTCTAAATTTAAGAAAATTCTCTTAACTTTTGTTAACCGCATTTACAATAGAGTTGCCCACCGTGTAGCCCAATGGGCAAAAAAGAACCACACATGTATAGCTTAG
- the LOC113351121 gene encoding uncharacterized protein LOC113351121: MVDAIQVMSAAVKNVATKKEENKISSSLEVHIRYRNMASSDDEEDLVVVVTAATTTLIDVYYQYFVEKTIFHDSILSGEAHVDEVLNGHDARCQDSFRMEKHVFLRLCDMLKEKELLRHSNGVRVEEKVAIFMLAVGHNERNRILQERFQHSGETISRHFNAVLDAIVALADDFLVPAGPDTPTEILENPRFYPYFKDCIGAIDGTQIPAMVGLDEQVPFWCRKGFISQNVLVACSFDLQFQYVLAGWEGSAADSRILDSALTRCDRLIVPEGKFYLADAGFANMPQFITPYRGVRYHLKEFGGNRPKCAKELFNLRHASLRNAIERAIGILKRRFTILQLQPQYPFESQVKIVFACCILHNHIRGECINDLIFDDENLQNLLETDPRMQQDSECPTLGRNRQREVASELRTSIADAMWNDYQCRRRG, translated from the exons ATGGTAGATGCAATTCAGGTAATGTCAGCGGCTGTGAAAAATGTTGCGactaagaaagaagaaaacaaaatttcatcatctttaGAG GTACATATAAGATATCGTAATATGGCAAGTTCTGACGATGAAGAAGATTTGGTAGTAGTTGTAACAGCAGCCACAACAACACTAATTGATGTTTATTACCAATATTTTGTGGAGAAAACAATATTCCATGATTCAATTCTTAGTGGTGAAGCTCATGTAGATGAAGTCTTAAATGGTCATGATGCACGATGTCAGGATAGTTTTCGTATGGAAAAACATGTTTTCTTAAGATTATGTGATATGTTGAAAGAAAAGGAGTTACTTCGTCATAGTAATGGAGTTCGTGTTGAAGAAAAAGTAGCAATTTTTATGCTTGCTGTTGGACATAATGAACGTAACAGGATACTTCAAGAGCGTTTTCAGCATTCAGGTGAGACAATTAGTAGACATTTTAATGCAGTCTTGGATGCTATTGTTGCATTGGCAGATGATTTTCTTGTACCAGCAGGGCCTGATACCCCCACTGAAATCTTAGAAAACCCAAGATTTTATCCATACTTCAAG GATTGTATAGGAGCCATTGATGGAACACAAATACCAGCAATGGTTGGTCTCGACGAACAAGTCCCTTTTTGGTGCAGAAAAGGGTTCATTTCGCAAAATGTTTTAGTAGCTTGTTCCTTTGACTTACAATTTCAGTATGTTCTAGCTGGTTGGGAAGGCTCGGCTGCTGATTCACGCATACTAGATTCAGCTCTAACAAGATGCGATAGATTAATTGTGCCCGAAG GTAAATTTTATCTCGCTGATGCAGGATTCGCCAATATGCCGCAGTTTATTACTCCATATCGTGGTGTCCGTTATCACTTGAAGGAATTTGGTGGAAATCGTCCAAAATGTGCAAAGGAATTATTCAATCTCCGACATGCATCGTTACGGAATGCAATTGAACGTGCTATCGGTATACTTAAAAGACGCTTCACTATTTTGCAACTGCAGCCTCAATATCCATTCGAATCACAAGTGAAAATTGTATTTGCATGTTGCATCCTTCATAACCACATCCGCGGAGAGTGCATTAATGACTTGATTTTCGATGATGAGAACTTACAAAACCTACTAGAAACCGATCCAAGAATGCAACAAGACAGTGAATGCCCTACACTTGGGAGAAATAGACAACGAGAAGTAGCTTCAGAACTTCGAACTTCAATCGCAGATGCAATGTGGAATGATTATCAGTGTCGCCGCCGCGGCTAA